From Solea senegalensis isolate Sse05_10M linkage group LG7, IFAPA_SoseM_1, whole genome shotgun sequence, a single genomic window includes:
- the pou4f1 gene encoding POU domain, class 4, transcription factor 1, whose amino-acid sequence MMSMNSKQPHHFAMHPSLSEPKYTTLHSSSEAIRRACLQTPQLQSNIFASLDETLLARAEALAAVDIAVSQGKTHPFKPDATYHTMATVPCSSTSTVPLAHHHHHHHHHHHQNLEPPDIMDHITSPSLALMSSAHDGTGGGGGGGGGGGGGGGGLISTPSGHPHSHMHGLTHLSHQAMSMNSPLTHHGLLPGHHAGSQGGPGLTNVGMPSINDSDTDPRELEAFAERFKQRRIKLGVTQADVGGALASLKIPGVGSLSQSTICRFESLTLSHNNMIALKPILQAWLEEAEGAQREKMSKPDIFNGGEKKRKRTSIAAPEKRSLEAYFAVQPRPSSEKIAAIAEKLDLKKNVVRVWFCNQRQKQKRLKFSAAH is encoded by the exons ATGATGTCCATGAACAGCAAACAGCCGCACCACTTCGCCATGCATCCCTCGCTATCCGAACCCAAGTACACCACCCTGCACTCCAGCTCGGAAGCTATAAGGAGAGCCTGTCTACAAACTCCACAG CTGCAGAGCAACATATTCGCGAGCTTGGATGAGACGCTCCTGGCGCGGGCTGAGGCTCTGGCGGCCGTGGACATCGCAGTGTCCCAGGGCAAGACGCATCCGTTCAAGCCCGACGCCACCTACCACACGATGGCCACGGTGCCGTGCTCGTCCACGTCCACTGTCCCGCTggctcaccaccaccaccaccatcaccaccaccaccaccagaacCTGGAGCCGCCGGACATCATGGACCACATCACCTCGCCGTCCCTCGCTCTCATGTCCAGTGCGCACGACGGGACcggcggaggaggaggcggcggcggcggaggcGGTGGAGGCGGCGGCGGGCTCATCTCTACCCCTTCTGGCCACCCGCACTCTCACATGCACGGCCTCACTCACCTCTCACACCAGGCCATGAGCATGAACTCGCCTCTCACCCATCACGGCCTCTTACCGGGCCACCACGCGGGGAGTCAAGGCGGCCCGGGACTCACGAACGTCGGAATGCCCTCAATCAATGACTCGGACACGGACCCAAGGGAGCTGGAGGCGTTCGCGGAGCGCTTCAAGCAGCGGAGGATCAAGCTCGGGGTGACGCAGGCGGACGTGGGAGGCGCGCTCGCGAGCCTGAAAATCCCCGGCGTGGGCTCACTGAGCCAAAGTACAATTTGCCGGTTCGAGTCGTTAACTCTGTCCCACAACAACATGATTGCGCTCAAGCCCATCCTGCAGGCCTGGCTGGAGGAGGCCGAGGGCGCgcagagggagaaaatgagCAAACCGGACATTTTCAACGGCGGCGAGAAGAAGCGGAAGAGGACGTCGATAGCGGCGCCGGAGAAACGGTCTCTGGAGGCTTACTTCGCCGTGCAGCCGCGGCCCTCGTCCGAGAAAATCGCAGCCATAGCGGAAAAGTTGGACCTGAAAAAAAACGTGGTGCGAGTGTGGTTTTGCAAccaaagacagaaacagaagcGGTTGAAATTTTCCGCCGCCcactga